In a single window of the Nocardioides sp. L-11A genome:
- a CDS encoding ABC transporter ATP-binding protein encodes MTTPTSQPATALIGVASGRATLRTLRRILRPRAGLAAGALLMMVVAAAAGIAVPVVIGRVVDEVLAPGADGGSVAGPVVVLVALAALAGVAGLVAELLIARVGEPAVAELREEVLDHALHLEYGVVEDSGTGDLLARVSQDVRALAEVVRAVLSRFGGAAITLVLSLVGLAVVDYRFALAALLAVPIQVWATRGYLRLAGPTYRSLSRAEGAEVQQLLESVQASGTVRALGLGERHRATVRSRALTTRGLRLEAVRMRTVFFQRLNLAEYVGTGAILAVGGWLVARDAVTAGAATAAALMFIRLFNPINIVLALLEDVQSAAAGLGRLVGVLEVPRRTVPPGDVAVADRSVTFKGVGFGYHPDHPVLHDLSLVIAPGERLAVVGASGAGKSTLGALVTGLRLPTDGTVWLGGATTAELAPEVLRHTAALVTQDVHLFRGSLRDDLLLAAPAAGDDELTAALDLVGARSWVDALPEGMATPIGAGGHPLTALQAQEVALARLVLADPPVVVLDEATAEAGSAGARQLEEAIERATAGRTTIVVAHRLSQAARCDRIAVMEDGRLVELGTPQELAAAGGVYARLWAAWARGSAEE; translated from the coding sequence ATGACGACGCCGACGAGCCAGCCTGCGACCGCCCTGATCGGAGTCGCCTCCGGCCGCGCCACCCTCCGCACGCTGCGCCGGATCCTGCGCCCACGCGCCGGGCTCGCGGCAGGCGCCCTCCTGATGATGGTCGTCGCCGCGGCCGCCGGCATCGCCGTGCCGGTCGTGATCGGCCGAGTCGTCGACGAGGTGCTCGCGCCGGGGGCCGACGGCGGCTCCGTCGCCGGGCCCGTCGTCGTCCTGGTGGCCCTGGCCGCGCTCGCGGGCGTGGCGGGCCTCGTGGCCGAGCTGCTCATCGCCCGCGTCGGCGAGCCCGCGGTCGCCGAGCTGCGGGAGGAGGTGCTCGACCACGCCCTGCACCTGGAGTACGGCGTCGTGGAGGACTCCGGCACCGGCGACCTGCTCGCCCGGGTCAGCCAGGACGTGCGGGCGCTCGCCGAGGTCGTCCGAGCGGTCCTCAGCCGCTTCGGCGGCGCCGCGATCACGCTCGTCTTGAGCCTGGTCGGCCTGGCCGTGGTCGACTACCGCTTCGCGCTGGCCGCGCTGCTCGCCGTACCGATCCAGGTCTGGGCCACGCGGGGCTACCTGCGCCTCGCGGGCCCCACCTACCGCTCGCTGTCCCGTGCCGAGGGGGCCGAGGTGCAGCAGCTCCTTGAGTCGGTCCAGGCCAGCGGGACGGTGCGCGCGCTCGGACTCGGCGAGCGACACCGGGCCACCGTCCGGAGCCGGGCGCTGACCACCCGGGGGCTGCGCCTGGAGGCGGTGCGGATGCGGACGGTCTTCTTCCAGCGCCTCAACCTCGCCGAGTACGTCGGCACCGGCGCCATCCTCGCCGTGGGCGGCTGGCTGGTGGCGCGCGACGCGGTCACGGCGGGTGCGGCGACCGCGGCGGCGCTCATGTTCATCCGGCTCTTCAACCCGATCAACATCGTGCTGGCGCTGCTGGAGGACGTGCAGTCCGCCGCGGCGGGGCTGGGCCGCCTCGTCGGTGTCCTGGAGGTGCCGCGGCGGACCGTGCCACCCGGCGACGTCGCGGTCGCCGACCGGTCGGTGACCTTCAAGGGCGTCGGGTTCGGCTACCACCCCGACCATCCGGTCCTTCATGACCTCTCCCTGGTGATCGCGCCGGGGGAGCGGCTGGCGGTCGTGGGCGCGAGCGGTGCCGGCAAGAGCACGCTCGGCGCACTCGTGACCGGGCTGCGGCTGCCGACCGACGGGACGGTCTGGCTGGGCGGCGCGACCACCGCCGAGCTGGCGCCCGAGGTGCTGCGGCACACGGCCGCGCTGGTGACCCAGGACGTCCACCTCTTCCGGGGCAGCCTGCGCGACGACCTGCTCCTGGCCGCCCCCGCGGCGGGCGACGACGAGCTCACTGCAGCGCTCGACCTGGTCGGTGCGCGGAGCTGGGTCGACGCACTGCCCGAGGGCATGGCCACCCCGATCGGCGCCGGCGGACACCCGCTCACCGCGCTGCAGGCCCAGGAGGTCGCCCTCGCCCGGCTGGTGCTGGCCGACCCGCCGGTGGTCGTCCTCGACGAGGCGACGGCCGAGGCCGGGAGCGCCGGTGCGCGCCAGCTGGAGGAGGCGATCGAGCGGGCCACCGCCGGGCGCACGACGATCGTCGTCGCGCACCGGCTCAGCCAGGCGGCGCGGTGCGACCGGATCGCCGTCATGGAGGACGGCAGGCTGGTCGAGCTCGGCACGCCGCAGGAGCTGGCGGCCGCCGGGGGCGTCTACGCGCGGCTGTGGGCGGCGTGGGCGAGGGGGTCGGCGGAGGAGTAG
- the leuS gene encoding leucine--tRNA ligase, with amino-acid sequence MSSENEVHYDVHAVEDKWLPVWEELDPFRADDAAVVSGEREKRYALTMFPYPSGDLHMGHAEVFAIHDVIARYWRLRGYEVLNPMGWDSFGLPAENAAIKNDEHPATYTYANIETQYSSMKRYGVSFDWSRRLHTSDPEYYRWTQWLFLKFRERGLAYRKNSPVNWCPNDQTVLANEQVLADGTCERCGAVVTKRELTQWYFKTTQYAQELYDCLDELQGSWIGKVVNAQRNWIGRSEGAHVTFAVSDDGAKAHDPVTVFTTRPDTLFGTTFMVVAVDAKLAEELVTDEHRADFEAYRDEIRKASDIDRLATDRPKTGVFLGVHATNPLTGEKLPIWATDYVLADYGTGAVMGVPGGDQRDWEFATTFGLPIVRTTQPPADWEGEAFNGEGPAINSPAPGVTCALDINGLSVAEAKSATIAHLTEIGAGDGTVNFRLRDWLLSRQRYWGAPIPIIHCPSCGEVAVPDDQLPVELPELRGADLKPKGTSPLGAATEWVDVSCPQCGGPATRDTDTMDTFVDSSWYFFRYLSAHDDTQAFDPALAKAWGPIDLYIGGDEHAVLHLLYARFFTKVLRDMGLIDWDEPFSAYLSQGKVINNGRKMSKSLGNGVSLGGQLEEFGVDAVRLTLVFASPPEDNVDWADVSPTGSAKFLQRAWRLAGDVTSAPGADVTGGDVALRKVTHKTINEAQQLLESYRFNVVVARVMELVNATRKAIDSGCGPEDAAVREATETVAILLSMVAPFTAEEMWERLGHRPSVAQASWPVVEPELLVDDAVTAVVQIQGKVRGRLEVAPDISEADLEAAALADPAVVKAIDGRAVRKVIVRAPKLVNIVV; translated from the coding sequence ATGAGCAGCGAGAACGAGGTCCACTACGACGTCCACGCCGTCGAGGACAAGTGGCTCCCTGTCTGGGAGGAGCTCGACCCGTTCCGGGCCGACGACGCGGCGGTCGTCTCGGGTGAGCGGGAGAAGCGCTACGCGCTGACGATGTTCCCCTACCCGAGCGGCGACCTGCACATGGGCCACGCCGAGGTCTTCGCCATCCACGACGTGATCGCCCGCTATTGGCGGCTGCGCGGCTACGAGGTCCTCAACCCGATGGGCTGGGACTCCTTCGGGCTGCCCGCCGAGAACGCCGCCATCAAGAACGACGAGCACCCGGCGACGTACACCTATGCCAACATCGAGACGCAGTACTCCTCGATGAAGCGCTACGGCGTCAGCTTCGACTGGTCGCGTCGGCTGCACACCTCGGACCCCGAGTACTACCGGTGGACCCAGTGGCTGTTCCTGAAGTTCCGGGAGCGTGGCCTGGCTTACCGCAAGAACTCGCCGGTCAACTGGTGCCCCAACGACCAGACCGTCCTGGCCAACGAGCAGGTGCTGGCCGACGGCACCTGCGAGCGCTGCGGCGCGGTGGTGACCAAGCGCGAGCTGACCCAGTGGTACTTCAAGACCACGCAGTACGCCCAGGAGCTGTACGACTGCCTGGACGAGCTGCAGGGCTCGTGGATCGGCAAGGTCGTCAACGCCCAGCGGAATTGGATCGGCCGCTCCGAGGGCGCCCACGTCACCTTCGCGGTGTCCGATGACGGGGCGAAGGCCCACGACCCGGTCACCGTCTTCACGACCCGGCCCGACACCCTGTTCGGTACGACGTTCATGGTGGTCGCGGTCGACGCCAAGCTGGCCGAGGAACTGGTCACCGACGAGCACCGCGCCGACTTCGAGGCCTACCGCGACGAGATCCGCAAGGCCAGCGACATCGACCGGCTGGCCACCGACCGGCCCAAGACCGGCGTCTTCCTGGGCGTCCACGCGACCAACCCGCTGACCGGCGAGAAGCTGCCGATCTGGGCGACCGACTACGTCCTGGCCGACTACGGCACCGGCGCGGTCATGGGCGTGCCCGGCGGCGACCAGCGCGACTGGGAGTTCGCCACCACGTTCGGCCTGCCGATCGTGCGCACCACGCAGCCGCCGGCCGACTGGGAGGGCGAGGCGTTCAACGGCGAGGGTCCGGCGATCAACTCGCCCGCGCCCGGCGTCACCTGCGCGCTCGACATCAACGGCCTGTCGGTCGCCGAGGCCAAGAGCGCCACCATCGCGCACCTGACCGAGATCGGGGCCGGCGACGGTACGGTCAACTTCCGCCTGCGCGACTGGCTGCTGTCGCGCCAGCGCTACTGGGGCGCGCCCATCCCGATCATCCACTGCCCCAGCTGCGGCGAGGTGGCCGTCCCCGACGACCAGCTGCCCGTCGAGCTGCCCGAGCTGCGCGGCGCCGACCTCAAGCCCAAGGGCACCTCCCCGCTGGGCGCGGCCACCGAGTGGGTCGACGTCTCCTGCCCGCAGTGCGGCGGCCCGGCGACTCGCGACACCGACACGATGGACACCTTCGTCGACTCGTCGTGGTACTTCTTCCGCTATCTCTCCGCCCATGACGACACGCAGGCGTTCGACCCCGCGCTGGCCAAGGCGTGGGGGCCGATCGACCTCTACATCGGCGGCGACGAGCACGCCGTCCTGCACCTGCTCTACGCGCGGTTCTTCACGAAGGTGTTGCGCGACATGGGGCTGATCGACTGGGACGAGCCCTTCTCGGCGTACCTGTCGCAGGGCAAGGTCATCAACAACGGCCGCAAGATGAGCAAGTCGCTGGGCAACGGCGTCAGTCTGGGGGGACAACTCGAGGAGTTCGGTGTCGACGCCGTCCGGCTGACGCTGGTCTTCGCGAGCCCGCCCGAGGACAACGTCGACTGGGCCGACGTCTCGCCGACCGGCTCGGCGAAGTTCCTGCAGCGGGCGTGGCGGCTGGCGGGCGACGTCACCTCCGCGCCCGGCGCGGACGTCACCGGGGGTGACGTCGCGCTGCGCAAGGTCACCCACAAGACGATCAACGAGGCGCAGCAGCTGCTCGAGTCGTACCGCTTCAACGTCGTGGTCGCACGCGTCATGGAGCTGGTCAACGCCACCCGCAAGGCCATCGACTCCGGCTGCGGCCCCGAGGACGCCGCGGTCCGCGAGGCCACGGAGACGGTCGCGATCCTGCTGTCGATGGTGGCGCCGTTCACCGCCGAGGAGATGTGGGAGCGGCTGGGCCACCGGCCCTCGGTCGCGCAGGCGTCGTGGCCCGTGGTCGAGCCCGAGCTGCTGGTCGACGACGCCGTCACGGCCGTCGTCCAGATCCAGGGCAAGGTGCGCGGCCGGCTGGAGGTCGCGCCCGACATCAGCGAGGCCGACCTCGAGGCCGCCGCGCTCGCCGACCCGGCCGTGGTCAAGGCCATCGACGGCCGCGCGGTCCGCAAGGTGATCGTCCGCGCGCCGAAGCTGGTCAACATCGTCGTCTGA
- a CDS encoding DegV family protein → MSIVVVTDSTSTVPAEVAAASGVHVVPLQVVIDDDVYDEGAEEVTPERLAVALKEKRAVSTSRASPAVFAELYARLAAEGASAIVSVHLSAEVSGTFESALVASREAPVPVTCVDTRQVGVATGYAVESALDVIEGGGTAADAAAAARQRAAAATSLFYVDTLEYLRRGGRVGAAAAVFGGALAVKPLLGIVDGVISPQAKVRTAAKAIARLEALAVEAAGEQQVEVCVAHLAAAERAEAMAARLVEQVGERLVPARSGEPVRCVELGGVLGAHVGPGMLAICVAPVLS, encoded by the coding sequence ATGTCGATCGTCGTGGTCACCGACTCCACCTCGACCGTCCCGGCGGAGGTGGCCGCGGCCAGCGGGGTGCATGTGGTGCCGCTGCAGGTGGTCATCGACGACGACGTCTACGACGAGGGCGCCGAGGAGGTCACCCCGGAGCGGCTCGCCGTCGCGCTGAAGGAGAAGCGCGCGGTCAGCACCTCCCGGGCCTCGCCGGCGGTGTTCGCCGAGCTCTACGCGCGACTCGCGGCCGAGGGGGCGAGCGCGATCGTCTCGGTGCACCTGTCGGCCGAGGTCAGCGGCACCTTCGAGTCGGCCCTCGTCGCCTCCCGCGAGGCTCCGGTCCCGGTGACCTGTGTCGACACCCGGCAGGTCGGGGTCGCGACGGGGTACGCCGTCGAGTCCGCCCTCGACGTGATCGAGGGGGGCGGCACGGCGGCGGACGCGGCCGCGGCCGCCCGACAGCGGGCCGCGGCGGCGACGTCGCTGTTCTACGTCGACACCCTCGAGTACCTCCGCCGCGGCGGCCGGGTCGGTGCGGCGGCCGCGGTCTTCGGCGGTGCGCTCGCGGTCAAGCCCCTGCTCGGCATCGTCGACGGCGTGATCTCGCCCCAGGCGAAGGTACGGACCGCGGCCAAGGCGATCGCCCGGCTCGAGGCGCTCGCGGTCGAGGCCGCGGGCGAGCAGCAGGTCGAGGTCTGCGTCGCCCACCTCGCGGCGGCCGAGCGCGCCGAGGCGATGGCGGCGCGGCTGGTCGAGCAGGTCGGCGAGCGGCTGGTCCCCGCCCGCTCCGGAGAGCCGGTGCGCTGCGTCGAGCTCGGTGGGGTGCTGGGTGCTCATGTCGGTCCCGGCATGCTCGCGATCTGCGTCGCTCCCGTGTTGTCCTGA
- a CDS encoding helix-hairpin-helix domain-containing protein, with translation MPVRRPAARPDPPGADAAARRLALIAADLGVARPAVASATDAEPESAVPGAGSGAARAEAVEPWWADHTRVAVRVSGDGQGAGVAPERGAGGAPALPVPGRHAARRRRPGPGGALVRVAARLPGLGPHQVAVVAIAVALGLALTTWWVLRDRPGPLAPVSAEPAAPLVTGPAGAPSAVPSATPSAGAERAGGAGAGAAGAAGPAATVTVDVAGKVRRPGIVVLGVGARVTDAVAAAGGARKGVDLTPLNLARVLVDGEQVVVGASAAASTGSAGTAGSTGAAGGASSGPLVNLNTAGQAELETLPRVGPVTAQAIIDWRASRGGFTSVDELLEIDGIGDKTLAQIAPHVTV, from the coding sequence ATGCCCGTCCGCCGCCCCGCCGCCCGCCCCGATCCACCCGGTGCCGATGCCGCCGCGCGCCGACTGGCGCTGATCGCGGCCGACCTGGGTGTCGCCCGTCCGGCTGTCGCCTCCGCGACGGACGCGGAGCCGGAGTCGGCGGTGCCGGGTGCTGGGTCGGGCGCGGCGAGGGCGGAGGCCGTCGAGCCGTGGTGGGCCGACCACACCCGGGTGGCGGTCCGGGTCTCGGGTGACGGGCAGGGTGCGGGGGTCGCTCCGGAGCGAGGCGCCGGGGGCGCGCCCGCCCTGCCGGTGCCCGGGCGGCACGCGGCCCGCCGCCGACGGCCGGGGCCAGGGGGCGCGCTGGTGCGCGTCGCGGCCCGCCTGCCCGGCCTCGGTCCGCACCAGGTGGCCGTTGTCGCCATCGCGGTCGCCCTCGGGCTCGCCCTCACCACGTGGTGGGTGCTCCGCGACCGGCCGGGCCCACTCGCGCCGGTCTCCGCCGAGCCGGCCGCACCGCTTGTCACCGGCCCGGCCGGCGCTCCCTCCGCGGTCCCCTCCGCCACGCCTTCCGCCGGTGCGGAGCGGGCTGGTGGAGCGGGGGCCGGCGCGGCGGGAGCCGCCGGGCCCGCGGCGACCGTCACCGTCGACGTGGCCGGCAAGGTGCGCCGCCCCGGCATCGTCGTCCTCGGCGTCGGGGCGCGGGTCACCGACGCGGTCGCGGCCGCCGGTGGCGCCCGCAAGGGCGTCGACCTCACTCCGCTCAACCTCGCCCGGGTCCTGGTCGACGGTGAGCAGGTCGTGGTCGGCGCGTCGGCGGCCGCGTCCACCGGAAGCGCCGGGACCGCGGGGAGCACCGGGGCGGCGGGCGGTGCGTCTTCGGGCCCTCTCGTCAACCTCAACACCGCCGGCCAGGCCGAGCTCGAGACCCTGCCCCGGGTCGGACCGGTCACCGCGCAGGCGATCATCGACTGGCGCGCGTCCCGCGGCGGGTTCACCAGCGTCGACGAGCTGCTCGAGATCGATGGCATCGGTGACAAGACTCTCGCCCAGATCGCTCCGCACGTGACGGTGTGA
- a CDS encoding ComEC/Rec2 family competence protein has translation MPPTSTTSAETRRTGRTAPDLRMPVLGTAAWLGGIAAQRFDAGAYLGLLVLAGALAVLAVAVRSRPGPSAPSAGGALRLAGAALLIAGAAVTGTVLRHDAVRGSPLRDLASERATVDLVGTAVSDPRLIEGRSGPQVVVRFRVRELTARGHHLRTGGVVVVIGDPAWGRIALGERVLAEGRLAVAEDPATAALLVGARAPVRIRGPDPWWRASAAVRASIRRSVAHRPPDQAGLVPALVDGDDAGLPAEVEQDFRTTGLTHLTAVSGTNLTLVVGSLLLLARAVGVRRRWLTLVGLAGIVGFVLLARTEPSVLRAAVMGTVGLFAFGPDGRRRGLRALGVAVAGLVLVQPGLAVAAGFALSVLATAGIVLLGPPLAQALARWLPRGLAEAVAVPTAAQLACTPVIAGLSGEVSLVAIGANLLAGPAVAPATVLGLAGGLVGLVWPWAARLCGTLAGWSVGWIIAVAEQGADLPGAAVGWGSGGLAIGGLALICVAVAVGLPRLLRSRTAGVLLAVLLLLVVLGVPGRLWSSMRGGWPPPGWVLVACDVGQGDALAVSVGPRAAIVVDAGPDPRAVDDCLDTLGVERVPLVVLTHFHADHVDGLTGVLDGRRVDGVETTGLADPPGGVGLVRRAAAEAGVPVATAPYGTTRRIGAALVQVLHPDLPAAAGPGDGSTANDASVVLLLEVSSLRLLLTGDLEPPGQAEVAALAGRLEVDVLKVPHHGSAHQDLDWLVGLGSEVALISVGADNDYGHPASAVVRALEDAGSRVLRTDRDGDLAVVADGAGGLRTRTRR, from the coding sequence GTGCCCCCGACGTCGACCACCTCCGCGGAGACCCGGCGGACCGGTCGCACCGCCCCGGACCTGCGGATGCCCGTCCTCGGCACCGCGGCGTGGCTGGGCGGCATCGCCGCCCAGCGCTTCGATGCGGGTGCCTACCTCGGTCTGCTCGTCCTCGCCGGTGCCCTGGCCGTCCTCGCCGTCGCCGTGAGGTCCCGGCCCGGCCCGAGCGCCCCGAGCGCCGGCGGTGCCCTGCGCCTGGCGGGGGCCGCCCTGCTCATCGCCGGCGCGGCCGTCACCGGCACGGTGCTGCGGCACGACGCGGTCCGCGGGTCGCCGCTGCGCGATCTCGCGTCCGAGCGGGCCACGGTCGACCTCGTCGGCACGGCCGTGTCCGACCCCCGCCTGATCGAGGGCCGTTCCGGACCGCAGGTCGTGGTCCGGTTCCGGGTGCGCGAGCTGACCGCGCGCGGTCATCACCTGCGTACCGGCGGGGTGGTCGTCGTCATCGGCGACCCCGCCTGGGGTCGGATCGCCCTCGGCGAGCGGGTGCTCGCCGAGGGCCGCCTCGCGGTCGCCGAGGACCCCGCGACGGCGGCGCTCCTGGTCGGCGCCCGCGCGCCGGTCCGGATCCGCGGACCCGATCCCTGGTGGCGCGCCTCGGCGGCGGTCCGGGCTTCGATCCGGCGCTCCGTCGCGCACCGGCCACCTGACCAGGCCGGGCTGGTGCCCGCCCTCGTCGACGGCGACGACGCGGGCCTCCCGGCGGAGGTGGAGCAGGACTTCCGGACCACCGGCCTCACCCACCTGACGGCCGTGAGCGGCACCAACCTGACCCTCGTCGTCGGCTCGCTGCTGCTGCTCGCCCGAGCGGTCGGCGTACGCCGGCGCTGGCTCACCCTGGTCGGTCTCGCGGGGATCGTCGGGTTCGTGCTGTTGGCCCGCACCGAGCCGAGCGTGCTCCGGGCAGCGGTGATGGGGACGGTGGGGCTGTTCGCGTTCGGCCCCGACGGGCGTCGGCGCGGGCTGCGCGCCCTCGGGGTCGCCGTGGCCGGGCTGGTGCTGGTCCAGCCCGGGCTCGCGGTCGCAGCGGGTTTCGCGCTGTCGGTGCTCGCCACCGCGGGCATCGTGCTGCTCGGTCCGCCACTGGCGCAGGCGCTCGCGCGCTGGCTGCCGCGCGGCCTGGCCGAGGCGGTTGCGGTGCCGACCGCCGCCCAGTTGGCCTGCACCCCGGTGATCGCGGGCCTGTCCGGCGAGGTGAGCCTGGTGGCGATCGGCGCCAACCTGCTGGCCGGCCCGGCGGTGGCGCCGGCCACGGTGCTGGGCCTGGCCGGCGGCCTGGTCGGTCTCGTCTGGCCGTGGGCCGCACGCCTGTGCGGCACCCTGGCCGGCTGGAGCGTCGGCTGGATCATCGCCGTCGCCGAGCAGGGGGCCGACCTGCCCGGCGCGGCGGTCGGCTGGGGGAGCGGTGGGCTCGCGATCGGCGGACTGGCGCTGATCTGCGTGGCGGTCGCCGTCGGACTGCCCCGACTGCTCCGGTCCCGCACGGCGGGCGTGCTCCTCGCCGTGCTCCTGCTGCTGGTCGTGCTCGGCGTGCCGGGCCGGCTCTGGTCGAGCATGCGGGGCGGCTGGCCGCCACCCGGTTGGGTGCTCGTCGCGTGCGATGTCGGCCAGGGCGACGCCCTGGCCGTCTCGGTCGGCCCGCGTGCGGCGATCGTGGTCGATGCCGGGCCCGATCCGCGGGCGGTCGACGACTGCCTCGACACGTTGGGCGTCGAGCGGGTGCCGCTGGTCGTGCTGACCCACTTCCATGCCGACCACGTCGACGGGCTGACCGGTGTCCTCGACGGGCGCCGGGTCGACGGTGTCGAGACCACCGGGCTGGCTGACCCGCCGGGCGGTGTCGGACTGGTGCGGCGCGCGGCGGCAGAGGCGGGCGTCCCGGTGGCGACGGCGCCCTACGGCACCACCCGGCGCATCGGTGCCGCGCTCGTGCAGGTGCTCCACCCGGACCTGCCGGCGGCGGCAGGACCCGGCGACGGCAGCACCGCCAACGACGCGAGCGTGGTCCTCCTCCTCGAGGTGTCCAGTCTGCGGCTGCTGCTCACCGGTGACCTCGAGCCGCCGGGGCAGGCGGAGGTCGCCGCCCTCGCCGGCCGGCTGGAGGTCGACGTGCTCAAGGTCCCGCACCATGGCAGCGCGCACCAGGACCTCGATTGGCTGGTAGGGCTGGGGAGCGAGGTGGCGCTGATATCGGTCGGTGCCGACAACGACTACGGCCACCCGGCGTCCGCGGTGGTGCGTGCGCTGGAGGACGCCGGTTCTCGGGTGCTGCGGACCGACCGGGACGGAGATCTCGCGGTGGTCGCCGACGGGGCGGGCGGCCTGCGCACGCGCACCCGGCGCTGA
- the holA gene encoding DNA polymerase III subunit delta, with translation MRAEDVLGRITLVTGKEEFLGARTVDDVKAAVRGHDAEAEFGDTAAADLTLATLGELAAPSLFSAVRCVVVRGLENLPDESVDGLLGYAAAPVEDVALVLVHGGGQKGSGVLTKLRKLPAVTEHKSEELKASDYPGFVAGEVRRLGAGIDREAADALIESIGRDLRSLAGAAHQLTNDFPGERISEAQVRRYFGGRAEAKSFAVADAAFAGRDRAALEELRWALDSGTAAVLITSAFAGSARGLARLVSAPRGMRDADLAREVGVPPWKLRSLRDQARGWTDAGLARAIRAVAQADADIKGAASDASYALERLVLTVTGLRQR, from the coding sequence ATGCGGGCCGAGGACGTGCTGGGTCGGATCACCCTGGTCACCGGCAAGGAGGAGTTCCTCGGCGCGCGCACCGTCGACGACGTCAAGGCTGCGGTCCGGGGGCACGACGCCGAGGCCGAGTTCGGCGACACCGCTGCGGCCGACCTGACCCTCGCCACGCTCGGCGAGCTGGCGGCGCCGTCGTTGTTCTCGGCGGTGCGCTGCGTCGTGGTCCGCGGCCTGGAGAACCTGCCCGACGAGTCGGTCGACGGCCTGCTCGGGTACGCCGCCGCGCCGGTCGAGGACGTCGCGCTGGTCCTCGTCCACGGGGGCGGCCAGAAGGGCTCCGGCGTGTTGACCAAGCTGCGCAAGCTGCCGGCCGTCACCGAGCACAAGTCCGAGGAGCTCAAGGCGTCCGACTACCCCGGGTTCGTGGCGGGGGAGGTGCGCCGGCTCGGTGCCGGGATCGACCGCGAGGCCGCGGACGCGCTGATCGAGTCGATCGGGCGCGACCTGCGCTCCCTGGCCGGGGCCGCCCATCAGCTCACCAACGACTTCCCGGGGGAGCGGATCAGCGAGGCGCAGGTCCGACGCTACTTCGGCGGCCGGGCCGAGGCCAAGTCCTTCGCGGTGGCCGACGCCGCCTTCGCCGGGCGCGACCGGGCAGCCCTGGAGGAGCTGCGCTGGGCGCTCGACTCCGGGACCGCGGCCGTGCTGATCACCTCCGCCTTCGCGGGCAGCGCCCGCGGTCTGGCCCGGCTGGTGAGTGCTCCGCGCGGGATGCGCGACGCCGACCTGGCCCGCGAGGTCGGCGTCCCGCCGTGGAAGCTCCGCTCGCTGCGTGACCAGGCCCGCGGCTGGACCGACGCCGGGCTGGCCCGGGCGATCCGCGCGGTCGCCCAGGCCGACGCCGACATCAAGGGCGCCGCGAGCGACGCGTCCTACGCCCTGGAGCGGCTGGTGCTCACCGTGACCGGCCTGCGCCAGCGTTGA
- the rpsT gene encoding 30S ribosomal protein S20, which translates to MANIKSQIKRNKQNEKRHERNKAVKSGLKTAIRKFREAAEAGDKDNAVALAREAGKKLDKAASKGVIHKNQAANRKSSIAKQAASL; encoded by the coding sequence GTGGCGAACATCAAGAGCCAGATCAAGCGCAACAAGCAGAACGAGAAGCGTCACGAGCGCAACAAGGCCGTCAAGTCCGGCCTGAAGACCGCGATCCGCAAGTTCCGTGAGGCCGCCGAGGCCGGCGACAAGGACAACGCCGTCGCCCTGGCCCGCGAGGCCGGCAAGAAGCTCGACAAGGCCGCCTCCAAGGGCGTCATCCACAAGAACCAGGCCGCGAACCGCAAGTCGTCGATCGCGAAGCAGGCCGCCTCTCTCTGA
- a CDS encoding phosphotransferase, with product MFPTVIPHGRTARRLGWAHLPPLARRAVERRLGSPVVDAVSQDGGFTPGFASVLTCADGSRAFVKAASVKAQRVFADAYREEARKLAALPPGVPAPALLWTDEVADWLLLATEYVDARAPHRPWRADDLAAASTMALTMADTLTPAPGVGLDSAVAEFASWPALWDRIAHPRAGQIRALAARYAEVVAGDTLVHTDIRDDNILLRPDGTALLCDWNWPIVGAAWLDSLLLLIGPRGDGLDVEAHIAAHPLLASVPAEHVDVFLALILGYFAASADQPVPPTSPHLRAAQAWQRDVIDHWLAERRGWSDGP from the coding sequence GTGTTCCCCACCGTCATCCCCCACGGCCGGACCGCCCGCCGCCTGGGCTGGGCGCACCTGCCGCCGCTCGCGCGGCGTGCCGTGGAGCGGCGGCTCGGCTCCCCCGTGGTCGACGCGGTGTCGCAGGACGGCGGGTTCACCCCAGGGTTCGCGTCCGTGCTGACCTGCGCGGACGGAAGCCGGGCGTTCGTGAAGGCGGCGTCGGTCAAGGCGCAGCGGGTGTTCGCCGACGCCTACCGCGAGGAGGCGCGCAAGCTCGCCGCCCTGCCGCCCGGCGTACCGGCCCCGGCGCTGCTGTGGACCGACGAAGTCGCTGACTGGCTGCTGCTCGCCACCGAGTACGTCGACGCCCGGGCGCCGCACCGGCCCTGGCGGGCCGACGACCTCGCCGCCGCCTCCACGATGGCGCTCACGATGGCGGACACCCTGACCCCGGCTCCCGGGGTGGGTCTCGACAGCGCGGTCGCCGAGTTCGCCTCCTGGCCGGCGCTGTGGGACCGGATCGCGCACCCGCGCGCGGGCCAGATCCGCGCGCTCGCCGCGCGGTACGCCGAGGTCGTCGCCGGTGACACGCTCGTCCACACCGACATCCGCGACGACAACATCCTGCTCCGTCCCGACGGCACCGCCCTGCTGTGCGACTGGAACTGGCCGATCGTCGGCGCCGCCTGGCTCGACTCCCTGCTCCTGCTCATCGGGCCGCGGGGCGACGGCCTGGACGTCGAGGCCCACATCGCCGCGCACCCGCTGCTGGCGTCGGTCCCCGCCGAGCATGTCGACGTCTTCCTGGCGCTGATCCTCGGCTACTTCGCCGCGAGCGCCGATCAGCCGGTCCCGCCCACCTCGCCACACCTGCGCGCCGCGCAGGCCTGGCAGCGCGACGTGATCGACCACTGGCTGGCCGAGCGGCGCGGCTGGTCGGACGGACCCTGA